The following proteins are encoded in a genomic region of Nicotiana sylvestris chromosome 4, ASM39365v2, whole genome shotgun sequence:
- the LOC104232028 gene encoding histidine--tRNA ligase, cytoplasmic: MAEERRVVTVGGKGSSLSSSSVFEIANGLSRLSIDTSALSKVSSSSNNNTNAPTQSSAFSVLGNLTPEESKASLVVLLNKLLLSSSSSAAVTQLFDIILNDVSSISFDSTIDGVSPGDFSVAAISGISAILDHRSSALSVIIDAVAALSCEALGADISAFNLNDSGDGSTAKDVVSVATDVKILLNGSKFVNKNSDEVAVSSVPVVHGKFREICRLLHSSTRVQLNSAVVSNSGSSGTASAICTTLFSLAVALKDLGNISYNRAKRTRDDGISAMLQKECPRPDQLKAVFASLVSAHSDEEYVKFSHDVNSLLVMVEKIVSWEALAAFFSLEEKDFISGNTSVCEDSAKAGKKGGKKKKILGKGTTALLQFLKDRLLSMHIQTEAFENLVRHFLSLLDPKDSGFGTLLRKVKDIVESNESRRLPKLPKGTRDFAKEQMAIREKAFSIIVEVFKRHGASALDTPAFEMRETLMGKYGEDSKLIYDLADQGGELCSLRYDLTVPFARYVAMNGLTSFKRYQIAKVYRRDNPSKGRYREFYQCDFDIAGQFEKMMPDFEVIKILTELLDELDIGEYEVKLNHRKLLDGMLAICGVPQEKFRTICSSIDKLDKQSFEQIKKEMVDEKGLSDEISDRIGTFVKWRGPPVELLSKLKQERSFLENNESSLALDELDIMFKALERSRCIDRVVFDLSLARGLDYYTGVIFEAVFKGATQVGSIAAGGRYDNLIGMFGTRQVPAVGISLGIERVFAIMEQVQKDKNQEIRATETQVLVSILGDDSALAAELVGELWNAKVKAEFMIHKKVMKHIDRARDSRIPWMVLVGERELSEGVVKLKDVVAAIDYEVPRGNLVNDLCRRLDM; this comes from the exons ATGGCAGAAGAGAGACGCGTGGTTACTGTGGGTGGAAAAGGCTCATCACTGTCATCCTCCTCCGTCTTCGAAATTGCCAACGGACTCAGTCGCCTGAGCATTGACACTTCAGCACTCTCCAAAGTATCATCCTCCTCAAATAACAACACTAATGCTCCTACACAATCTTCCGCATTTTCAGTACTCGGTAATTTAACACCCGAGGAGTCTAAAGCTTCTCTTGTAGTTCTCCTTAACAAGCTCTTGCTCTCTTCTTCGTCTTCCGCTGCCGTCACTCAGCTCTTTGATATCATCCTCAATGACGTGTCCTCCATTTCGTTTGATAGTACTATTGACGGCGTTTCTCCAGGCGATTTTTCTGTAGCAGCAATATCTGGAATCTCCGCTATATTGGATCATAGAAGTTCAGCTTTGTCTGTTATTATTGACGCCGTTGCTGCCTTGTCCTGCGAGGCCTTGGGTGCGGACATTTCAGCTTTCAACTTGAATGATTCCGGTGATGGTTCCACTGCCAAGGACGTCGTTTCCGTGGCTACTGACGTCAAGATCTTACTTAATGGTTCTAAATTCGTGAACAAAAATAGTGATGAAGTTGCAGTTTCTAGTGTTCCAGTTGTGCACGGCAAGTTTAGAGAAATTTGCCGGCTCCTGCACTCCAGCACACGTGTGCAACTGAACTCTGCTGTTGTATCCAATTCAGGATCTTCTGGAACAGCTAGTGCAATATGCACCACGTTGTTTTCTTTGGCCGTGGCACTTAAAGATTTGGGCAACATCAGTTATAACCGAGCGAAGCGCACCAGAGATGATGGAATTTCTGCAATGCTGCAAAAAGAATGTCCTCGACCTGATCAGCTGAAAGCTGTTTTTGCGTCTTTGGTTTCAGCTCACTCGGATGAGGAATATGTTAAGTTTTCACATGATGTTAACTCCTTACTGGTAATGGTAGAGAAAATAGTTTCATGGGAGGCCTTAGCTGCTTTCTTTTCGCTCGAAGAAAAAGACTTTATCAGTGGTAATACGAGTGTTTGCGAGGACAGTGCAAAAGCAGGTAAAAAAGgaggcaagaagaagaagattctTGGTAAAGGTACCACTGCTCTGCTGCAATTTTTGAAGGATAGGCTGCTGAGCATGCATATTCAGACTGAGGCATTCGAGAATTTGGTTCGCCATTTCTTGTCTCTGTTGGACCCGAAGGACTCGGGATTTGGCACATTATTGAGAAAGGTGAAAGATATTGTGGAGAGCAATGAGAGCCGGCGGTTGCCTAAACTCCCAAAG GGTACGCGTGATTTTGCAAAAGAACAGATGGCTATAAGAGAGAAAGCATTCTCAATTATAGTTGAGGTTTTCAAAAGGCATGGTGCTTCAGCTTTGGATACTCCCGCTTTTGAAATGAGAGAGACACTGATGGGAAAATACGGGGAAGACTCAAAATTAATCTATGACCTTGCTGATCAG GGGGGAGAACTTTGCTCTCTTCGTTATGACCTGACAGTTCCGTTTGCTAGATACGTAGCAATGAATGGTCTGACATCCTTCAAGCGTTATCAGATAGCGAAGGTGTACAGAAGAGATAACCCGTCTAAGGGTAGATACCGTGAATTCTACCAATGTGATTTTGATATAGCTGGTCAGTTTGAGAAGATGATGCCTGATTTTGAGGTCATAAAGATTTTGACCGAGTTGTTAGATGAGCTTGATATTGGAGAGTATGAG GTAAAGCTTAATCACAGAAAGCTGCTTGATGGTATGTTAGCTATATGCGGGGTGCCACAAGAGAAATTCAGAACCATTTGTTCAAGCATTGACAAGCTGGATAAACAATCGTTTGAGCAGATAAAAAAAGAAATG GTGGATGAGAAAGGCTTAAGTGATGAGATATCAGACAGAATTGGTACATTTGTCAAATGGAGGGGACCTCCTGTGGAATTATTATCTAAGCTTAAGCAGGAACGCAGTTTCTTGGAGAACAATGAATCCTCACTTGCATTGGATGAATTAGACATCATGTTTAAAGCTCTTGAGAGGTCCAGGTGTATTGACAGAGTCGTTTTTGACTTGAGCCTTGCAAGAGGTCTTGACTATTACACAGGAGTCATATTCGAAGCTGTCTTTAAAGGAGCTACTCAG GTTGGTTCGATTGCTGCTGGTGGACGTTATGACAATCTAATAGGGATGTTTGGCACACGGCAGGTTCCTGCTGTTGGGATTAGTCTGGGAATCGAGAGAGTATTTGCAATCATGGAACAGGTTCAGAAAGACAAGAATCAG GAAATCCGAGCCACTGAAACTCAAGTTCTCGTTAGCATTCTTGGTGATGACAGTGCTTTAGCTGCTGAGTTGGTTGGTGAATTGTGGAATGCTAAAGTGAAAGCAGAATTCATGATACATAAAAAAGTGATGAAGCATATTGATCGGGCCAGAGATTCGAGGATCCCTTGGATGGTACTTGTTGGTGAACGTGAACTTAGCGAAGGAGTTGTAAAATTGAAGGATGTTGTTGCAGCTATTGACTATGAAGTCCCCAGAGGTAACCTTGTGAACGACTTATGCAGACGATTAGACATGTAA